One segment of Pseudanabaena sp. PCC 6802 DNA contains the following:
- a CDS encoding PPC domain-containing protein: MPRDILKKHKYLLNLGLATFVLDCLLVLATASLANAVPTEVPKPRVPAPQPPAAVPVPVNRIPEPELAAVQSPRAQSTSVSNQSYDPLPVYEPGPPPQTVVETRPRPPLPSGVVSCDEEGHIRAIRRIRYGEVVHCVLGDNSFRSSGRPMHIYQFQGKANQPIVAKLIGGKPGDWQLSPYLIVLDPERQVIAADDNATRQRVAQVNIKLPETGIYTILASNGDTKQTGRYSVVVERDSNLYSVDRIEELDARSSRLIQDNSPYNISEFQGEQDRLVTVRVSSSSFFPVIFLLDSDDRVLASNDNSIGDRNAALEYRLPKSGTYKVLVNSLRPGDRGNYRLTISSSSRLR, translated from the coding sequence ATGCCCAGAGACATCCTTAAAAAACACAAGTACTTGCTAAACCTAGGCTTGGCAACTTTTGTACTTGATTGTCTGCTAGTTCTTGCTACAGCTTCGTTGGCAAATGCCGTCCCGACTGAAGTTCCAAAGCCAAGGGTACCGGCACCCCAGCCACCTGCTGCTGTTCCAGTTCCCGTCAATAGGATACCGGAGCCAGAACTAGCTGCCGTTCAGTCCCCTCGTGCCCAATCTACCAGTGTAAGTAACCAAAGTTACGATCCCCTACCCGTGTACGAGCCAGGCCCACCACCGCAAACCGTTGTAGAAACACGCCCTCGACCGCCCCTACCCAGTGGTGTGGTGAGTTGCGATGAAGAAGGTCATATCAGAGCGATTCGCCGGATTAGGTATGGTGAAGTCGTACACTGCGTCCTGGGTGACAACAGCTTTCGCAGCAGTGGCAGACCAATGCACATCTATCAATTTCAGGGCAAAGCTAATCAGCCAATTGTCGCTAAGTTGATCGGTGGCAAGCCAGGTGACTGGCAACTAAGCCCCTATCTGATCGTGCTAGATCCAGAGCGTCAGGTAATCGCCGCTGATGATAACGCCACTAGACAGAGAGTGGCGCAGGTGAATATCAAATTGCCTGAAACTGGCATCTACACGATCTTGGCAAGCAATGGCGATACCAAACAGACCGGACGTTACAGTGTGGTGGTCGAGAGAGACTCTAATCTTTACAGTGTCGATCGCATAGAAGAACTGGACGCTCGTAGTTCCAGGCTCATTCAGGATAATAGCCCCTACAATATTTCCGAGTTTCAGGGGGAGCAGGATCGCCTCGTTACGGTCAGGGTCAGCAGTTCTAGCTTCTTCCCAGTCATTTTTTTGCTCGACTCTGACGATCGCGTTCTCGCTAGCAATGACAACTCCATCGGCGATCGCAATGCTGCATTGGAGTACCGCCTACCGAAAAGCGGCACCTATAAGGTTCTGGTCAATTCATTAAGACCTGGCGATCGCGGCAATTATCGACTAACGATTAGCTCTTCTTCGCGCTTGCGTTAA
- a CDS encoding heavy metal translocating P-type ATPase — MTTTPSTSSALTSTTLSIQGMKCAGCVALVEKRLLACPGVSAATVNLLTEKATVVHDAEVERSAFVTSMTEAIASAGFVAQLQERRQIKLQEVADDKQNRAALDIFLALALIGLAVLGHLGPMGIIKLPVLSNMYAHAAIATLALLIPGRQIWWDGLKGFWYRAPNMNSLVGMGTLAAYTASMTALLMPKLGWHCFFEEPVMLLGFVLLGRSLEQRARRRAAEAISSLMQLQPPTARLLVGRAEPPIQASVAVEDLQIGDRILVLPGEKIPIDGKVIAGNSSVDEAMLTGESLPAVKQEGARVTGATLNLTGAITVEVMQTAEQTTLARIISLVEEAQASKAPIQYLADRVAGYFAYTVMAIASLTFLFWWVLGERELVFSLKNAISVLVIACPCALGLATPSAIMVGTGMGAERGILIKGGASLEKVHNLTAVMFDKTGTLTEGKPRVTDIVPALDSHASERSARSLELLKWAASSEACANHVLGAAIVAEAEQHDLVLEMAKDCQLISGGGVKAEFCDRRIWVGNQTWLQSEGVNIDNSWQERANNLADDGKTPVFVAQVFGSEQNPQLPELLGAIAIRDTLKPEAISVVKTLQDMGLQVWMLTGDRHAAARAIAAQANLPLERVIADVKPDGKAAAIRQLQSQGQRVAMVGDGVNDAPALACAEVGIALSSGTDVAISTADIVLMRQDITDVVNAIALSRATFSKIRQNLFWAFAYNTIGIPIAAGILYPQFGILMNPMMAGMAMAFSSVSVVVSSLSLRWLSRKAYS; from the coding sequence GTGACTACAACCCCATCAACTTCTTCTGCTTTAACTTCCACCACACTCAGTATCCAGGGCATGAAATGTGCGGGCTGCGTTGCCTTGGTGGAAAAGCGCCTGTTAGCCTGCCCAGGTGTTAGTGCAGCAACAGTTAATCTGCTGACAGAAAAAGCTACTGTCGTTCACGATGCTGAAGTCGAGCGCTCCGCATTCGTAACGAGCATGACTGAAGCGATCGCCTCGGCAGGTTTTGTGGCCCAGCTACAGGAACGCAGGCAGATAAAGCTGCAAGAAGTTGCTGACGACAAGCAAAATCGAGCGGCGCTGGATATATTTTTGGCTTTAGCTCTGATCGGTCTGGCGGTATTGGGGCATTTGGGGCCGATGGGCATAATTAAACTGCCCGTACTCAGTAACATGTACGCCCATGCCGCGATCGCCACGCTCGCTTTATTAATCCCCGGTCGTCAGATCTGGTGGGATGGTCTGAAGGGCTTTTGGTATCGCGCGCCCAATATGAACTCTCTGGTGGGTATGGGGACGTTGGCCGCCTACACTGCCAGTATGACGGCACTTTTAATGCCAAAGTTAGGTTGGCATTGTTTTTTTGAAGAGCCAGTAATGTTATTGGGCTTTGTCCTATTGGGGCGATCGCTAGAGCAACGGGCGCGCAGGCGGGCAGCAGAAGCAATTAGTAGTTTGATGCAGTTACAGCCACCTACTGCCAGATTGTTAGTCGGTCGTGCCGAGCCTCCCATACAGGCATCGGTGGCGGTAGAAGATTTACAAATTGGCGATCGCATTCTCGTGTTACCGGGCGAAAAGATTCCCATCGATGGCAAAGTCATTGCGGGCAACTCCAGCGTTGACGAAGCCATGTTGACGGGTGAATCATTGCCCGCAGTCAAGCAGGAAGGCGCGCGGGTAACGGGGGCAACCCTGAATCTCACCGGTGCAATTACAGTAGAGGTGATGCAAACTGCAGAACAAACAACCCTGGCCAGAATTATCTCGTTGGTCGAAGAGGCGCAAGCCAGCAAAGCTCCGATCCAATATTTAGCCGATCGAGTGGCAGGCTATTTTGCCTATACGGTGATGGCGATCGCCTCGCTGACATTTCTCTTCTGGTGGGTGCTGGGCGAGCGCGAATTGGTATTTAGCCTCAAAAATGCGATTTCGGTGTTGGTGATTGCCTGTCCCTGCGCGCTTGGTCTGGCAACGCCCAGTGCCATTATGGTTGGTACGGGGATGGGGGCAGAACGAGGCATTTTAATCAAAGGCGGTGCCAGTCTGGAAAAAGTGCATAACCTGACGGCGGTTATGTTTGATAAAACTGGTACGCTGACAGAGGGCAAGCCCAGAGTCACCGATATCGTTCCCGCGCTCGACTCACATGCATCCGAGCGCTCCGCTCGGAGTCTGGAGTTGCTGAAATGGGCTGCAAGCTCCGAAGCTTGCGCTAACCACGTCCTCGGTGCAGCAATTGTGGCTGAGGCCGAGCAGCACGACCTAGTTCTGGAAATGGCGAAGGATTGCCAACTCATCAGTGGTGGTGGCGTGAAGGCAGAATTTTGCGATCGCAGGATCTGGGTTGGCAATCAGACCTGGCTGCAAAGCGAGGGTGTCAATATAGATAACTCCTGGCAGGAACGAGCAAACAATTTGGCAGATGATGGGAAGACCCCAGTATTTGTCGCGCAAGTCTTTGGCTCCGAACAGAATCCACAATTACCGGAACTGCTTGGCGCGATCGCCATCCGGGATACGCTCAAACCCGAAGCCATCTCAGTGGTCAAAACTTTGCAAGATATGGGCTTGCAGGTATGGATGCTCACTGGCGATCGCCATGCCGCCGCCAGAGCGATCGCGGCTCAGGCTAACCTACCTTTAGAGCGGGTAATTGCTGATGTCAAGCCCGATGGTAAAGCTGCTGCCATCAGGCAATTACAGTCGCAGGGTCAACGGGTAGCAATGGTGGGCGATGGAGTTAACGACGCGCCCGCTCTGGCATGTGCGGAAGTAGGAATAGCCCTTAGTTCGGGGACGGATGTGGCGATCTCCACTGCCGATATTGTCTTGATGCGCCAGGATATTACCGATGTCGTAAATGCGATCGCTCTCAGCCGTGCCACCTTTAGCAAAATCCGTCAGAATCTTTTCTGGGCATTTGCCTACAACACGATCGGTATTCCCATTGCCGCAGGCATTCTCTATCCTCAGTTTGGTATTCTCATGAATCCAATGATGGCAGGGATGGCAATGGCGTTTAGCTCTGTGAGCGTTGTCGTCAGTTCTCTTTCTCTCCGTTGGCTCTCCCGAAAAGCATATTCCTAG
- a CDS encoding NAD-dependent epimerase/dehydratase family protein gives MKVLVIGGDGYCGWATALYLAKQGHEVGVLDSLIRRHWDLTLGVDTLTPIAPIHKRVERWKAVTGQHLDLFVGDITNYEFLEAVFRQFEPQAVVHFGEQRSAPFSMIDRERAVLTQVNNVVGTLNILYAIRDLCPECHLVKLGTMGEYGTPNIDIEEGYITIEHNGRKDTLPYPKQPGSFYHVSKCQDSLNIHFACRIWGLRATDLNQGVVYGVLTEETGFDEILINRLDYDGVFGTALNRFCIQAAVGHPLTVYGKGGQTRGFLDIRDTVRCIELAIATPAEPGKFRVFNQFTELFSVEDLALMVQKASQTMGLKVDINYLDNPRVELEQHYFNAKNTKLLDLGLQPHYLSDALLDSLLNFAIKYRDRVDANQILPKVSWKRGMAK, from the coding sequence ATGAAAGTTTTGGTGATTGGCGGCGATGGATATTGCGGTTGGGCTACAGCATTATATTTAGCCAAACAAGGTCATGAGGTTGGTGTTTTAGATAGCTTGATACGGAGGCATTGGGATCTAACGCTAGGGGTAGATACCCTCACCCCGATCGCCCCTATCCACAAGCGCGTAGAACGGTGGAAGGCTGTGACAGGCCAACATCTGGATCTATTTGTGGGCGATATCACCAACTACGAGTTTCTAGAAGCTGTATTTCGTCAATTTGAACCGCAAGCTGTCGTGCATTTTGGCGAACAGCGTTCCGCTCCCTTCTCTATGATCGATCGCGAGCGCGCTGTCCTCACCCAGGTAAATAATGTTGTTGGTACGCTGAATATCCTCTATGCCATTCGAGATCTTTGCCCTGAATGCCATCTGGTCAAGCTAGGCACTATGGGCGAGTACGGTACCCCAAACATTGACATCGAAGAGGGTTACATCACAATCGAACATAACGGGCGCAAGGATACGCTACCCTATCCCAAGCAACCGGGCAGTTTCTACCATGTCAGTAAGTGTCAGGATTCTCTGAACATTCACTTTGCCTGCCGCATCTGGGGCTTGCGCGCCACCGACCTCAATCAGGGCGTAGTTTACGGCGTTCTGACGGAGGAAACTGGATTTGACGAGATCTTGATCAACCGTCTCGACTACGATGGTGTATTTGGTACGGCGCTGAATCGCTTCTGCATTCAGGCCGCAGTCGGCCACCCGCTCACCGTCTATGGTAAGGGCGGACAAACCAGGGGCTTCCTCGATATTAGAGATACGGTGCGTTGTATCGAGTTAGCGATCGCTACTCCAGCGGAACCTGGCAAATTCCGCGTCTTTAACCAGTTTACCGAGCTATTTTCCGTTGAGGATCTAGCGCTGATGGTACAAAAAGCCAGCCAGACCATGGGGTTAAAAGTGGATATCAACTACTTGGACAACCCCCGCGTCGAGCTAGAGCAGCATTACTTCAACGCTAAAAACACCAAGCTTTTAGATCTAGGTCTGCAACCGCACTACCTTTCAGATGCCTTGCTCGATTCCCTGCTGAATTTTGCGATTAAATATCGCGATCGCGTCGATGCCAACCAGATACTACCCAAAGTTTCCTGGAAGCGCGGCATGGCAAAGTAA
- a CDS encoding IS256 family transposase — translation MLRGKQATNRTDELLDELVSECHSPEDILGESGLLKQLSQRLIERALTGELSHHLKSSTPKGEEAVEDEVVRRNSRNGYSQKTVQSQQGEMELSIPRDRNGEFDPVLVPKHQRRIAGLDEKILAMYARGLSTRDISAQLEELYGAKISAALISEVTDAVSDEVKAWQCRPLEPVYPIIYLDALYVNIKVSGRVSKRAVYVVLGITVEGNKELLGLWIGEVESEGAKFWLKVLTDLKNRGVKDILIACCDGLVGFPQAIEAVFPQTQVQLCIVHLIRNCLRHVPWKDAKAVVADLKPIYHAATLAEAEAALEAFAAKWDRLYPAISQIWLRHWQNIIPIFDYPMDIRKVIYTTNAIESLNRSLRKVIKTKAVFPDEESVFKLMFLAMHNIAKRWTRPLKDWKAALSYFAILFPGRLNY, via the coding sequence ATGTTAAGAGGCAAACAAGCAACTAATCGTACAGATGAACTACTAGACGAGTTGGTGTCAGAGTGCCATAGCCCCGAGGACATTCTAGGAGAATCGGGCTTACTGAAGCAACTGAGTCAACGACTAATCGAGCGAGCGCTCACGGGAGAGCTGAGCCATCACCTCAAATCAAGCACGCCTAAGGGAGAGGAAGCGGTAGAAGACGAAGTTGTGCGACGCAACAGCCGCAATGGCTACTCGCAGAAGACGGTGCAGTCGCAACAGGGCGAAATGGAGTTGTCGATACCGCGAGACCGTAACGGCGAGTTTGACCCCGTGCTGGTACCGAAACACCAAAGGCGAATAGCAGGACTCGATGAGAAAATCCTGGCTATGTATGCACGGGGATTAAGCACCCGAGACATTAGTGCTCAACTCGAAGAACTCTATGGTGCCAAGATCTCCGCCGCACTCATCAGTGAGGTCACTGATGCAGTTAGCGACGAGGTCAAGGCTTGGCAGTGCCGTCCCCTGGAACCTGTATATCCCATCATTTACCTCGATGCCCTCTACGTGAATATCAAGGTGTCGGGTCGGGTGAGCAAGCGAGCGGTCTATGTCGTCTTGGGTATTACGGTTGAGGGCAACAAAGAATTGCTTGGGCTGTGGATTGGGGAGGTGGAATCCGAAGGCGCTAAGTTCTGGCTCAAGGTGCTGACTGACCTCAAAAACCGTGGGGTCAAGGACATTCTGATTGCCTGTTGCGATGGCTTAGTGGGATTCCCCCAGGCGATTGAGGCTGTTTTCCCGCAAACCCAGGTGCAACTATGTATTGTGCATCTGATCCGCAACTGTTTGCGTCATGTGCCCTGGAAAGACGCTAAAGCTGTTGTGGCTGACCTCAAGCCCATTTATCATGCTGCCACTTTGGCAGAAGCCGAAGCTGCGCTTGAGGCTTTTGCCGCCAAGTGGGATCGCCTATACCCCGCGATTAGCCAAATCTGGCTGCGCCATTGGCAGAACATTATCCCCATCTTTGACTATCCCATGGACATCCGCAAAGTCATCTACACTACCAATGCCATTGAATCCCTCAATCGCTCCCTGCGCAAGGTGATTAAAACCAAGGCTGTCTTCCCCGATGAGGAATCTGTCTTCAAGCTCATGTTCTTGGCCATGCATAACATTGCCAAGCGTTGGACTCGCCCCCTTAAAGATTGGAAGGCAGCGTTGTCATATTTTGCTATCCTATTCCCAGGACGTTTAAATTACTGA
- a CDS encoding protein kinase domain-containing protein: MIVGTILRNRYRITRQLGSGGFGVTYLAEDEDLPGKPKCVVKHFKPRHPNPSTLPIAKGLFDREANVLYRLGQEHDQIPKLYAHFEEDGEFYLVQEYVHGHNLATEFKQDRCLTEPEVFNLLFSILGVLSVVHQHGVIHRDIKPPNLMRRYRDGKIVLIDFGAVKEASTLTVDAQGQTSITVVVGSSGYMPDEQANGKPKLCSDVYAVGMIGVEALTGVAPSKLPEDSETGAIIWRDRTNVSDSLASVLDKMIEPHFSQRYRSASEALQALLAAAAIATPHRTGDRVSAAINTVDPPLTVLDADTELTRNLSADDLSTSDVLTMADNGDSSEIVTSETVILSNIPTSISPGSAPLPTHLIDTPTAIAHPTETSELPRSSIVAIAQDKFGYYLSSLGSKRLMLGIGGIGAVIAAVLVSLSFSQLSTPNRSEVETTKPVSPIPTKVTVPVAPPKVKKGKMAMPGGTTYEGELVNGRPNGKGKIIAKTYSCEGNFRNGALNGRGFCNYKNGDRYEGEFSDNKFSGRGKIAYASGIRYEGEFSNDNLNGKGVLIYQDGRRDEGIWKDGELVDRKSIK, encoded by the coding sequence GTGATAGTTGGCACAATACTCCGCAATCGTTATCGGATTACTCGACAGCTTGGCAGCGGTGGCTTTGGTGTCACTTATTTAGCAGAAGATGAAGATTTACCAGGTAAACCCAAGTGCGTTGTCAAGCATTTCAAACCCAGGCATCCCAACCCATCGACCTTACCGATCGCTAAAGGTTTATTCGATCGCGAAGCTAACGTTCTCTATAGACTCGGACAAGAACACGACCAGATTCCCAAGCTATACGCCCATTTTGAGGAGGATGGAGAATTTTACTTAGTCCAGGAGTACGTTCACGGTCATAATCTCGCCACAGAATTTAAGCAAGATCGGTGTTTGACCGAACCAGAGGTTTTTAATCTACTATTTAGCATCTTGGGCGTGCTGTCAGTCGTCCATCAGCATGGCGTAATCCATCGGGATATTAAGCCACCGAATTTGATGCGCCGCTACCGCGATGGCAAAATTGTCCTGATTGATTTTGGCGCAGTTAAAGAGGCCAGCACCTTAACGGTCGATGCTCAAGGCCAGACGAGTATCACTGTGGTGGTTGGCTCATCTGGCTATATGCCCGACGAGCAAGCGAACGGCAAACCCAAACTATGCAGTGACGTTTATGCTGTGGGCATGATTGGGGTTGAGGCACTGACAGGTGTAGCGCCCAGCAAACTACCGGAAGACTCCGAGACAGGTGCAATTATCTGGCGCGATCGCACCAATGTCAGCGATAGTCTGGCGAGTGTTTTAGATAAGATGATCGAACCCCACTTTAGCCAGCGCTACCGCTCTGCTTCCGAAGCACTGCAAGCACTGCTCGCGGCGGCGGCAATAGCGACACCACATCGCACTGGCGATCGAGTTAGTGCCGCCATTAATACGGTCGATCCGCCGTTAACGGTACTGGATGCGGACACCGAACTGACTCGCAATCTTTCTGCTGACGACCTCTCCACATCTGACGTTCTTACCATGGCAGACAATGGAGATTCCTCAGAGATCGTTACCTCGGAAACCGTTATACTCAGCAATATTCCCACATCTATATCTCCAGGTTCAGCGCCGTTGCCTACCCACTTAATCGATACTCCCACCGCGATCGCTCATCCAACCGAGACTTCTGAGTTGCCAAGATCTTCGATTGTCGCTATAGCGCAGGACAAATTCGGCTACTATTTATCCTCTCTAGGATCGAAACGATTAATGTTGGGAATTGGAGGGATAGGCGCGGTAATTGCTGCCGTGCTTGTGAGCTTGAGCTTTTCTCAACTATCTACACCAAATCGCTCAGAGGTTGAAACAACTAAACCCGTATCGCCCATCCCTACCAAAGTCACAGTGCCTGTAGCTCCTCCAAAAGTTAAGAAAGGGAAGATGGCTATGCCTGGTGGAACTACATATGAGGGAGAATTGGTAAATGGGAGGCCAAATGGTAAGGGTAAGATAATTGCAAAAACCTATAGCTGTGAGGGGAATTTTCGGAATGGAGCACTTAACGGACGGGGGTTTTGCAACTATAAGAACGGCGATCGCTACGAAGGAGAATTTAGCGATAATAAATTTAGCGGTCGCGGAAAAATTGCATATGCTTCAGGCATTCGCTACGAAGGAGAATTTAGCAATGATAACCTCAATGGCAAAGGAGTGCTGATTTATCAAGATGGTAGGCGAGATGAAGGCATCTGGAAAGATGGGGAATTAGTGGATCGTAAAAGCATTAAATAG
- a CDS encoding TIGR01777 family oxidoreductase, with amino-acid sequence MKVVVAGATGFVGMRLVEQLNSIGHAVVILTRNTQKATRQFPKAVFPNVDAIGYTPTVAGEWGKIFSDCDAVVNLAGAPLSETPWSQSRKQEILRSRQLGTRQIVEAMKMASPKPKVLVNASAVGYYGTDPTQEFDEYSLGGNDFLAGVCKAWEAEADAAEALGVRVVKLRNGIVMGLGGFLGKVLPIFQLGAGGKLGSGQQWLSWIHRDDLVNLIIFALTNEQIKGAVNATTPHPVTNEEFTQALAKVVKRPAPLPVPAFALQALLGEASILALEGQKVLPKKAAQYGFQFQYPTINLALAQIV; translated from the coding sequence ATGAAGGTTGTAGTAGCTGGTGCTACTGGGTTTGTAGGCATGAGATTAGTAGAGCAGTTAAACTCGATCGGTCATGCTGTCGTCATCTTGACGCGCAATACCCAAAAAGCAACGCGCCAATTTCCCAAAGCAGTTTTTCCAAACGTAGATGCGATCGGCTATACCCCAACCGTTGCCGGTGAATGGGGCAAAATATTTTCTGACTGCGATGCCGTTGTAAATTTAGCTGGAGCGCCGCTTTCCGAGACACCCTGGAGTCAGTCCCGCAAGCAGGAAATTCTACGAAGCCGTCAGCTTGGAACGCGCCAAATTGTAGAGGCGATGAAGATGGCCTCGCCTAAACCCAAGGTGTTAGTGAATGCTTCAGCCGTTGGCTACTACGGTACCGACCCAACCCAGGAATTCGACGAATACAGTTTGGGAGGCAACGATTTTCTCGCCGGGGTGTGCAAAGCTTGGGAAGCAGAAGCCGATGCGGCTGAGGCATTAGGAGTGAGGGTCGTCAAACTACGCAACGGCATTGTCATGGGTTTGGGTGGCTTTTTAGGTAAAGTCCTGCCTATCTTCCAGTTGGGTGCGGGCGGCAAGCTTGGCTCCGGCCAGCAATGGTTGTCCTGGATTCACCGCGACGATCTGGTGAATCTGATTATTTTTGCTCTTACAAACGAGCAAATTAAAGGGGCGGTTAACGCTACGACTCCTCACCCTGTTACTAATGAGGAATTTACCCAAGCTTTAGCCAAGGTGGTGAAGCGCCCTGCCCCATTACCCGTACCTGCGTTTGCGTTGCAAGCTCTGCTGGGTGAAGCTTCCATCCTGGCCTTGGAAGGGCAAAAGGTACTGCCCAAAAAGGCAGCACAGTACGGCTTTCAGTTCCAGTATCCCACTATAAATCTGGCTTTAGCCCAAATTGTTTAA
- a CDS encoding MBL fold metallo-hydrolase: MSIIDSQFSIHFWGVRGSIATPGISTVRYGGNTPCVEMRCHGKRLIFDGGTGMRSLGHDLMRYVPVESDIFFTHTHWDHIQGFPFFTPAFIQGNKFNIYGRQTPSGATIQEILEGQMLHPNFPVPLRVMAASMQFHNVKLGEPIELGNGVIVEPGALNHPGEATGYRVSWGSQVAVYATDTEHFPDRLDPNLVYLARNADVLILDCTYTDDEYWSEKSPKIGWGHSTWQEAVKVAEAANVKKLAIFHHDPCHDDDMLDAIGEQAKERFPNAVMAKEGMSLEISAGDRDREAVLSSSRAGAVDLTH, from the coding sequence ATGTCCATAATTGACAGCCAATTTTCAATACATTTTTGGGGGGTGAGGGGTAGCATAGCTACACCTGGCATTAGTACTGTCCGTTATGGTGGCAATACTCCTTGCGTGGAGATGCGCTGTCACGGCAAGCGTTTAATTTTTGATGGTGGTACGGGCATGAGGTCGTTAGGGCACGATCTGATGCGATATGTACCTGTGGAAAGCGATATTTTCTTTACCCACACCCATTGGGATCACATTCAAGGGTTTCCCTTTTTCACACCGGCATTTATTCAAGGTAATAAATTTAATATTTACGGTCGGCAAACGCCTAGCGGAGCAACCATTCAGGAAATTCTAGAGGGACAAATGCTGCATCCTAACTTTCCTGTGCCCCTAAGGGTAATGGCAGCATCGATGCAATTTCATAATGTGAAGCTCGGCGAGCCTATAGAACTTGGGAATGGTGTAATAGTAGAACCTGGAGCGTTAAATCATCCTGGGGAAGCAACTGGTTATCGGGTAAGTTGGGGATCGCAAGTGGCAGTCTATGCCACAGATACAGAACATTTTCCCGATCGCCTCGATCCCAATCTCGTTTACCTGGCGCGCAATGCGGACGTGCTTATCCTTGACTGTACCTACACCGATGACGAGTACTGGTCGGAGAAATCGCCTAAAATTGGTTGGGGGCATTCCACATGGCAAGAAGCAGTTAAAGTGGCAGAAGCAGCAAACGTGAAAAAACTAGCGATCTTTCACCACGATCCCTGTCATGACGATGATATGTTGGATGCCATTGGAGAGCAGGCCAAAGAGAGGTTTCCAAATGCAGTGATGGCCAAAGAAGGGATGTCATTAGAGATTTCCGCTGGCGATCGAGATCGCGAGGCGGTGCTTTCTAGTTCAAGAGCAGGGGCTGTTGATCTGACTCACTGA